Proteins found in one Actinokineospora alba genomic segment:
- a CDS encoding aldo/keto reductase, which yields MEYTHLGRSGLSVSRLVLGTMNFGPETTEPDSHAIMDRAHEHGINFFDTANVYGWKKGEGVTEQIIGRWFAQGGGRREKTVLATKLYGSMSDWPNDTFLSAHNIRRAADASLRRLQTDYIDLYQMHHVDRRTPWEEIWEAFSVLRQQGKVLYFGSSNFAGWHLAQAQEAARERHFLGLVSEQSIYNLLTRWIELEVLPAAKHYGLGVIPWSPLHGGLLGGVLRKQADGTASRGLSGRSGEALEKHREAIEGYEKLCAEIGADPAHVGLAWLLHQEGVTAPIIGPRTLEQLDGSLTALDLKLDADTLTRLDELFPAPGPNGAKPAPEAYAW from the coding sequence ATGGAGTACACCCACCTCGGCCGCAGCGGCCTGTCCGTGTCCCGGCTCGTCCTGGGGACGATGAACTTCGGTCCCGAGACGACCGAACCCGACAGCCACGCGATCATGGACCGCGCGCACGAGCACGGCATCAACTTCTTCGACACCGCCAACGTCTACGGCTGGAAGAAGGGCGAAGGCGTCACCGAGCAGATCATCGGCCGGTGGTTCGCCCAAGGCGGTGGCAGGCGGGAGAAGACCGTGCTCGCCACCAAGCTCTACGGCAGCATGAGCGACTGGCCCAACGACACCTTCCTGTCCGCGCACAACATCCGCCGGGCGGCGGACGCGTCGCTGCGGCGGCTGCAGACCGACTACATCGACCTCTACCAGATGCACCACGTCGACCGGCGCACGCCGTGGGAGGAGATCTGGGAGGCGTTCTCGGTTCTGCGGCAGCAGGGCAAGGTCCTGTACTTCGGCTCCTCGAACTTCGCGGGCTGGCACCTCGCCCAGGCACAGGAGGCCGCGCGCGAGCGGCACTTCCTCGGGTTGGTCAGCGAGCAGTCGATCTACAACCTGCTGACCCGCTGGATCGAGCTCGAAGTCCTTCCCGCCGCCAAGCACTACGGGCTCGGTGTCATCCCGTGGTCGCCGCTGCACGGCGGTCTGCTCGGCGGCGTGCTGCGCAAGCAGGCCGACGGGACGGCGTCGCGAGGGTTGTCCGGGCGGTCCGGGGAAGCGCTGGAGAAGCACCGTGAGGCGATCGAGGGCTACGAGAAGCTCTGCGCCGAGATCGGCGCCGACCCCGCGCATGTCGGTCTCGCCTGGTTGCTGCACCAGGAGGGTGTCACCGCGCCCATCATCGGCCCGCGCACGCTGGAACAGCTCGACGGCAGCCTCACCGCGCTCGACCTCAAGCTCGACGCCGACACGCTGACCCGTCTTGACGAGCTGTTCCCCGCCCCCGGCCCCAACGGCGCGAAGCCCGCACCCGAGGCCTACGCCTGGTAG
- the hutI gene encoding imidazolonepropionase translates to MSILVTGIAELTTNDDELGTLADAAVVLDGDRVAWVGPAVDAPAADERVDVEGRAVLPGWVDSHTHLVFAGDRTAEFAARMAGKPYTAGGIAVTVEATRAATDEELSVGLRRHVAEAVAQGTTYLETKTGYGLTVEDEVRSARLAAEHADEVTFLGAHLVPPGTDPQSYVDLVTGEMLDAVAPHVRWADVFCETGAFDESQSRAVLTAAAAKGLGLRVHGNQLGPGPGVRLAVELNAASVDHCTYLTESDVDALANSDTVATLLPACDLSTRQPLPDARALLDAGATVALASNCNPGSSYTSSMAYCVTTAVLQMRMSVAEAVRAATWGGARALRREHEVGIVRPGARADLHVLNAPSATHLAYRPGVPLTWAVWRAGKRVS, encoded by the coding sequence GTGAGCATTCTGGTGACCGGAATCGCCGAACTGACCACCAACGACGACGAACTCGGCACCCTCGCCGATGCCGCGGTGGTCCTCGACGGTGACCGCGTCGCCTGGGTCGGTCCCGCCGTCGACGCCCCCGCGGCGGACGAACGGGTCGACGTCGAAGGGCGGGCCGTCCTCCCCGGCTGGGTGGACAGCCACACCCACCTCGTCTTCGCCGGTGACCGCACCGCCGAGTTCGCCGCGCGGATGGCGGGAAAGCCGTACACCGCGGGCGGAATCGCCGTCACGGTCGAGGCGACCCGCGCGGCCACCGACGAGGAGCTGAGCGTGGGCCTGCGCCGCCACGTCGCCGAGGCGGTCGCCCAAGGGACGACGTACCTGGAAACCAAGACGGGCTACGGCCTCACGGTCGAAGACGAGGTCCGCTCCGCCCGCCTGGCCGCCGAACACGCCGACGAGGTCACCTTCCTCGGCGCCCACCTCGTCCCACCCGGCACCGACCCGCAGTCCTATGTGGACCTCGTCACCGGCGAGATGCTCGACGCCGTCGCGCCGCACGTGCGCTGGGCGGATGTCTTCTGTGAGACCGGCGCCTTCGACGAGTCGCAGTCCCGCGCGGTGCTCACCGCCGCCGCCGCGAAGGGGTTGGGCCTGCGGGTGCACGGAAACCAGCTCGGACCTGGCCCCGGCGTGCGCCTCGCCGTCGAGCTGAACGCCGCCAGCGTCGACCACTGCACGTACCTCACCGAGTCCGATGTGGACGCGCTCGCGAACAGCGACACCGTGGCCACCCTGCTGCCCGCCTGCGACCTCTCCACCCGCCAGCCACTCCCCGACGCCCGCGCGCTGCTCGACGCGGGTGCCACCGTCGCACTCGCCTCCAACTGCAACCCGGGCTCGTCCTACACCTCGTCGATGGCCTACTGCGTCACCACCGCCGTCCTGCAGATGCGCATGTCCGTCGCCGAAGCCGTCCGCGCCGCCACCTGGGGCGGCGCCCGCGCCCTGCGCCGTGAACACGAAGTCGGCATCGTGCGCCCCGGCGCCCGCGCCGACCTGCACGTGCTGAACGCGCCATCGGCCACCCACCTCGCCTACCGCCCCGGTGTCCCCCTCACCTGGGCTGTGTGGCGGGCAGGGAAGCGCGTGTCCTGA
- a CDS encoding formimidoylglutamate deiminase, which translates to MTTYHCERAWLPEGITQDVLITVAADGTIDAVTTPDRAHPQGYPQPPVDPSLLSPPTDRLAKGRPPREGRGLPEGVVSLRGLVFPGFANAHSHAFHRALRGRTHGDGGTFWTWRERMYALAAKLDPDTYLALARAAYAEMALAGVTCVGEFHYLHHAPGGRRYDDPNAMGAALIQAAKDAGIRLTLLDTCYLAGGINTPVSAEQLRFSDGTAQAWASRVAELKADATTRIGGAIHSVRAVPRAALSEVGACAGPLHVHLSEQPAENEACLAAYGRTPTELLSDAGVLSPRTTAVHATHLTAGDIALLGASGTGACFCPTTEGDLADGLGPARELLSAGSPLSLGSDQHAVVDPLVEARALEHGERFRTGERGRLSPDELLTAMTTAGHAALGWPEVGQLKVGAPADFVAVRLDTPRTAGCLPGQAMFAATASDVDTVVVGGRVIVREGAHMLGDVGSLLGKAIEGLWA; encoded by the coding sequence ATGACCACCTACCACTGCGAACGGGCCTGGCTGCCCGAGGGCATCACTCAGGACGTCCTGATCACCGTCGCCGCCGACGGCACCATCGACGCGGTCACCACCCCGGACAGGGCCCATCCACAGGGTTATCCACAGCCCCCGGTCGACCCCTCCCTTTTGTCACCCCCCACCGATAGACTGGCCAAGGGCCGTCCCCCCAGGGAAGGGCGGGGGCTGCCCGAGGGCGTGGTTTCGTTGCGTGGCTTGGTTTTTCCGGGTTTTGCCAACGCTCATTCGCATGCGTTCCACCGAGCGCTGCGGGGGCGGACCCATGGTGACGGGGGGACGTTCTGGACTTGGCGTGAGCGGATGTACGCCCTGGCCGCCAAGCTCGACCCGGATACCTACCTCGCGCTCGCGCGTGCCGCCTACGCCGAGATGGCGCTCGCTGGGGTCACCTGCGTCGGCGAGTTCCACTACCTGCACCACGCCCCTGGTGGCCGCCGCTACGACGACCCCAACGCCATGGGGGCCGCGCTGATTCAGGCCGCGAAGGACGCGGGTATCCGTCTCACCCTCCTCGACACCTGTTATCTCGCAGGGGGAATCAACACCCCGGTGTCGGCCGAGCAGCTTCGGTTCAGTGACGGTACGGCGCAGGCTTGGGCGAGTCGGGTCGCCGAGCTCAAAGCCGATGCCACCACGCGGATCGGTGGGGCGATCCACTCGGTGCGCGCGGTTCCCCGTGCGGCGCTGTCCGAGGTCGGTGCCTGCGCGGGCCCGCTCCATGTGCACCTGTCCGAGCAGCCCGCCGAGAACGAGGCGTGTCTCGCCGCCTATGGCCGCACGCCCACCGAACTCCTTTCCGACGCCGGTGTCCTCAGCCCCCGCACCACCGCCGTGCACGCCACCCACCTCACCGCAGGCGACATCGCCCTCCTCGGCGCGTCCGGCACCGGTGCCTGTTTCTGTCCCACCACCGAAGGCGACCTCGCCGACGGGCTCGGCCCCGCGCGCGAACTGCTGTCGGCGGGATCGCCGCTGTCCCTCGGCAGCGACCAGCACGCCGTGGTCGACCCGCTGGTCGAAGCGCGCGCCCTCGAACACGGCGAACGATTCCGCACCGGTGAGCGCGGCAGGCTGAGTCCGGACGAACTTCTCACCGCGATGACCACCGCGGGCCACGCCGCCCTGGGCTGGCCGGAGGTCGGACAGCTCAAGGTGGGCGCCCCCGCCGATTTCGTCGCCGTCCGGCTCGACACCCCGCGCACGGCCGGATGCCTTCCCGGACAGGCCATGTTCGCCGCCACCGCGTCCGATGTGGACACTGTGGTGGTCGGCGGTCGTGTGATCGTCCGCGAGGGCGCGCATATGCTCGGTGACGTCGGATCATTGCTGGGCAAGGCGATCGAAGGGTTGTGGGCGTGA
- a CDS encoding allantoate amidohydrolase encodes MTAAGLLGDIAGVGADPRRGGFSRHGFDRSELELREWFRAAAVARGLDVETDRNGTMWAWWGPPGDGAVVTGSHLDSVPGGGAYDGPLGVTSALVAVDLLRARGFTPGKPLAIAVFAEEEGGRFGVACLGSRLMTGALDPDAARRLTDPDGVTLADAVRAAGLDPAGLGPDPVAMARIGVFVELHVEQGKGLVDLGAPVAVASSILAHGRWRFSFAGEGNHAGATLLTDRRDPMLPAAQVVLAARRAASGIEGARATVGKVVPNPGGTNVIASTVDVWLDARAEDDFRTRAVVADISDAARVAAEEEGCTVTVTEESYGDTVIFDPALRDDLAATLGDVPALPTGAGHDAGILAAHRPTAMLFVRNPTGISHAPAEFAEASDCAAGAAALADVLAHLAR; translated from the coding sequence GTGACGGCCGCGGGCCTGCTGGGCGATATCGCGGGCGTCGGCGCGGATCCCCGGCGCGGCGGCTTCTCCCGGCACGGGTTCGACCGGTCGGAGCTGGAACTGCGCGAGTGGTTCCGGGCGGCGGCCGTCGCCCGGGGGCTCGACGTGGAGACCGACCGCAACGGGACGATGTGGGCCTGGTGGGGGCCGCCGGGTGATGGGGCGGTCGTCACCGGCAGCCACCTCGACTCGGTGCCCGGCGGCGGCGCCTACGACGGCCCGCTCGGTGTGACGTCCGCGCTGGTCGCCGTGGACCTGTTGCGAGCGCGCGGTTTCACCCCCGGGAAGCCGCTCGCAATCGCTGTGTTCGCCGAAGAGGAGGGCGGCCGCTTCGGCGTCGCCTGCCTCGGCTCCCGCCTGATGACCGGCGCGCTCGACCCGGACGCGGCCCGACGGCTCACCGACCCCGACGGCGTGACACTGGCCGACGCGGTGCGCGCGGCCGGGCTCGACCCGGCGGGACTGGGCCCGGATCCTGTTGCCATGGCTCGGATCGGTGTGTTCGTCGAGCTGCATGTCGAGCAGGGCAAGGGTTTGGTGGACCTGGGTGCGCCGGTGGCGGTGGCCAGCTCGATCCTGGCGCACGGCCGCTGGCGGTTCAGCTTCGCCGGTGAGGGAAACCACGCGGGCGCCACGCTGCTGACCGACCGGCGCGACCCCATGCTCCCCGCCGCCCAGGTAGTCCTCGCCGCCCGCCGCGCCGCGTCCGGCATCGAGGGCGCCCGGGCGACGGTCGGCAAGGTCGTCCCGAACCCGGGTGGCACCAACGTCATCGCGTCCACAGTGGACGTCTGGCTCGACGCCCGAGCCGAGGACGACTTCCGCACCAGGGCGGTGGTGGCCGACATCAGCGACGCCGCCCGGGTGGCGGCCGAGGAGGAGGGCTGCACGGTCACCGTCACCGAAGAGTCGTACGGTGACACCGTGATCTTCGACCCGGCCCTGCGCGACGACCTCGCGGCAACCCTGGGCGACGTCCCCGCCCTGCCCACGGGCGCGGGCCACGACGCGGGCATCCTCGCCGCCCACCGCCCCACCGCGATGCTGTTCGTCCGCAACCCGACCGGTATCAGCCACGCCCCAGCCGAGTTCGCCGAAGCCTCCGACTGCGCCGCGGGCGCGGCGGCCCTCGCCGACGTCCTGGCCCACCTGGCCCGATGA
- the hutU gene encoding urocanate hydratase, whose protein sequence is MSTARPVRAARGTTLTARNWQTEAALRMFHNNLDPEVAERPDDLVVYGGTGKAARNWASFDAITRELTNLAADETLLVQSGKPVGVMRTHEWAPRVLIANSNLVGDWATWPEFRKLEAEGLMMYGQMTAGSWIYIGTQGILQGTYETFSAIANKRFGGTLRGTLTLTAGLGGMGGAQPLAVTMNDGVVLCVEVDPDRARRRVETRYLDELVDSLDDAIARVEQAKREKRPLSVGVIGNAAEVFPELLRRGVDIDIVTDQTSAHDPLAYLPRGIDVADWHDYAAKKPDEFTDRARESMAEHVGAMVGFLDKGAEVFDYGNSIRSEAKLGGCERAFDFPGFVPAYIRPLFCEGKGPFRWAALSGDPADIAATDRAMLELFPENESLARWIKMAGERVEFQGLPARICWLGYGERHLAGLRFNEMVANGEVSAPIVIGRDHLDCGSVASPYRETEAMADGSDAIADWPLLNALINTASGATWVSIHHGGGVGIGRSIHAGQVTVADGTPLAAQKIERVLTNDPAMGVIRHVDAGYDRADEVAAERGVTVPMARS, encoded by the coding sequence ATGAGCACCGCCCGACCCGTGCGCGCTGCCCGAGGCACCACGCTGACCGCCCGCAACTGGCAGACCGAGGCCGCGCTGCGGATGTTCCACAACAACCTCGACCCCGAGGTCGCCGAGCGGCCCGACGACCTTGTCGTCTACGGCGGCACCGGCAAGGCCGCGCGCAACTGGGCGAGCTTCGACGCGATCACGCGTGAGCTGACCAACCTCGCCGCGGACGAGACTCTCCTTGTGCAGTCCGGAAAACCGGTCGGCGTCATGCGCACCCACGAGTGGGCGCCGCGGGTGCTGATCGCGAACTCGAACCTGGTGGGCGACTGGGCCACGTGGCCGGAGTTCCGCAAGCTCGAGGCCGAGGGCCTGATGATGTACGGCCAGATGACCGCGGGCTCGTGGATCTACATCGGCACCCAGGGCATCCTCCAGGGCACCTATGAGACCTTCTCGGCGATCGCCAACAAGCGGTTCGGCGGAACCCTGCGCGGAACACTGACGCTGACCGCGGGCCTCGGTGGCATGGGTGGCGCGCAACCGCTTGCGGTGACGATGAACGACGGTGTCGTGCTGTGCGTCGAGGTCGACCCCGACCGCGCCCGCCGCCGGGTCGAGACCCGCTACCTCGACGAGCTGGTCGACTCCCTCGACGACGCCATCGCCCGCGTCGAGCAGGCCAAGCGGGAGAAGCGACCGCTGTCGGTCGGCGTGATCGGCAACGCCGCCGAGGTGTTCCCCGAGCTCCTGCGCCGGGGCGTCGACATCGACATCGTCACCGACCAGACCTCCGCGCACGACCCGCTGGCGTACCTGCCGCGCGGCATCGACGTGGCCGACTGGCACGACTACGCGGCCAAGAAGCCCGACGAGTTCACCGACCGCGCCCGCGAGTCGATGGCCGAGCACGTCGGCGCGATGGTCGGGTTCCTGGACAAGGGCGCCGAGGTTTTCGACTACGGCAACTCGATTCGCAGCGAGGCCAAGCTCGGCGGGTGTGAGCGCGCGTTCGACTTCCCCGGTTTCGTGCCCGCCTACATCCGGCCGCTGTTCTGCGAGGGCAAGGGCCCGTTCCGCTGGGCCGCGCTCTCCGGCGACCCGGCCGACATCGCCGCCACCGACCGGGCGATGCTGGAACTGTTCCCGGAGAACGAATCCCTGGCCCGGTGGATCAAGATGGCGGGGGAAAGGGTCGAGTTCCAGGGACTCCCGGCGCGCATCTGCTGGCTCGGCTACGGCGAACGGCACCTGGCGGGCCTGCGGTTCAACGAGATGGTCGCCAACGGCGAGGTGTCCGCACCCATCGTGATCGGCCGCGACCACCTCGACTGCGGCTCGGTCGCCTCCCCGTACCGGGAGACCGAGGCGATGGCCGACGGCTCCGACGCGATCGCCGACTGGCCGCTGCTCAACGCGCTGATCAACACCGCGTCCGGCGCCACCTGGGTGTCGATCCACCACGGCGGCGGCGTCGGCATCGGCCGCTCGATCCACGCGGGCCAGGTCACCGTCGCCGACGGGACACCGCTGGCCGCCCAGAAGATCGAGCGCGTGCTCACCAACGACCCGGCGATGGGCGTCATTCGCCATGTCGACGCCGGGTACGACCGGGCGGACGAGGTCGCGGCGGAGCGCGGCGTGACTGTCCCCATGGCCCGCTCGTGA
- the hutH gene encoding histidine ammonia-lyase: protein MLELVEIDGGPLTRADVVKVARTAARVRISEDALAGVAKSRAHIEELANAEQPTYGVSTGFGALATRHIPLDKRAALQRSLIRSHAAGAGPHVEDEVVRALMLLRLRTLATGRTGVRQSTVETMLELLNQRIHPVVHEYGSLGCSGDLAPLSAVALALMGEGLVHDRTGALRPAAEVMAERNVRPVELAEKEGLALINGTDGMLGMLCLALADLHALLDVADLTAAMSVEALLGTDRVFAPDLHALRPHPGQSVSAANMSRFLAGSPIVESHRGPECNRVQDAYSLRCSPQVHGAARDTVGYAETVADRELASAIDNPVVLPDGRVESNGNFHGAPVAYVLDFLAIPVADVASMAERRTDRMLDVARSHGLPPFLADDPGVDSGHMIAQYTQAAIVSELKRLAVPASVDSIPSSAMQEDHVSMGWSAARKLRKAVDGLTTVLAIELLTAARALDMRKPLLPGPLTGAAVAVLREHVEGPGADRHLAPEIAAAEDLIRSGDLMTAVTRRTA, encoded by the coding sequence ATGCTGGAACTGGTTGAGATCGACGGCGGCCCGCTGACCCGCGCGGACGTCGTGAAGGTCGCACGGACCGCCGCCCGGGTGCGCATCAGTGAGGACGCGCTCGCCGGGGTCGCCAAGTCACGCGCGCACATCGAGGAGCTGGCCAACGCCGAGCAGCCGACCTACGGCGTCTCGACCGGGTTCGGCGCCCTGGCCACCCGCCACATCCCGCTCGACAAGCGCGCCGCCCTGCAGCGTTCGCTGATCCGCTCGCACGCCGCGGGCGCCGGTCCGCACGTCGAGGACGAGGTCGTCCGCGCCCTGATGCTGCTGCGCCTGCGCACCCTCGCCACCGGCCGCACCGGCGTCCGGCAGTCCACCGTCGAGACGATGCTGGAGCTGCTCAACCAGCGCATTCACCCCGTCGTGCACGAGTACGGCTCGCTGGGCTGCTCCGGCGACCTGGCGCCGCTCTCGGCCGTGGCGCTCGCGCTGATGGGCGAGGGCCTGGTCCACGACCGCACGGGCGCGCTTCGCCCGGCCGCCGAGGTGATGGCCGAGCGGAACGTGCGCCCGGTCGAGCTGGCCGAGAAGGAAGGCCTGGCGCTGATCAACGGCACCGACGGCATGCTCGGCATGCTGTGCCTGGCCCTGGCCGACCTGCACGCGCTGCTCGACGTCGCCGACCTGACCGCCGCGATGAGCGTCGAGGCGCTGCTGGGCACCGACCGCGTCTTCGCCCCCGACCTGCACGCGCTGCGCCCGCACCCCGGCCAGAGCGTGTCCGCGGCCAACATGTCCCGCTTCCTCGCCGGGTCGCCGATCGTGGAGAGCCACCGCGGCCCCGAGTGCAACCGGGTACAGGACGCCTACTCGCTGCGCTGTTCCCCGCAGGTGCACGGCGCCGCCCGCGACACCGTCGGGTACGCCGAGACCGTCGCCGACCGCGAACTGGCCTCCGCCATCGACAACCCGGTCGTGCTGCCCGACGGCCGCGTCGAGTCCAACGGAAACTTCCACGGCGCGCCCGTCGCCTACGTGCTCGACTTCCTGGCCATCCCGGTCGCCGACGTCGCCAGCATGGCCGAGCGGCGCACCGACCGGATGCTCGACGTCGCCCGCTCGCACGGCCTGCCGCCGTTCCTCGCCGACGACCCCGGCGTGGACTCCGGCCACATGATCGCCCAGTACACGCAGGCCGCGATCGTCTCCGAACTCAAGCGCCTGGCCGTCCCGGCGTCGGTCGACTCGATCCCGAGCAGCGCGATGCAGGAGGACCACGTCTCGATGGGCTGGTCCGCCGCGCGCAAGCTGCGCAAGGCCGTCGACGGGCTGACCACCGTCCTGGCCATCGAACTGCTGACCGCCGCCCGCGCGCTCGACATGCGCAAGCCCCTGCTGCCCGGCCCGCTGACCGGCGCGGCCGTCGCCGTCCTGCGCGAGCACGTCGAAGGACCCGGCGCCGACCGCCACCTCGCTCCCGAAATCGCCGCCGCCGAGGACCTGATCCGTTCCGGCGACCTGATGACCGCCGTCACCCGGAGGACCGCATGA
- a CDS encoding IclR family transcriptional regulator: MGSSSDVPALRRGLAVLRLLAGKAGPVTAAALARELGLPRSTTYHLLGELADAGFVTHLPEERRYGLGLAAFELGSAYLRHDPLERLARPLLRRLIERTGHTAHLGVLHGGETLYLLREQPAHPHTVVTDVGVRLPAHLPASGRAMLAHLPAAQVRALFPNRGAFVDRTGRGPAHLPALRGLLGAERRRGWAVEDGYVTVGFASVAAPVFDHGGHPVAAISTTFRHTCETECGEQWPDLAAETRRAAGELSGRIGGHDPANER; this comes from the coding sequence GTGGGTTCGAGCAGCGATGTGCCCGCGCTGCGGCGTGGCCTGGCGGTGTTGCGCCTGCTCGCGGGCAAGGCGGGCCCGGTGACGGCGGCGGCGCTCGCCCGGGAGTTGGGCCTGCCCCGGTCGACGACGTATCACCTGCTCGGCGAGCTGGCCGACGCCGGTTTCGTGACCCACCTGCCGGAGGAGCGGCGCTACGGGCTGGGGCTGGCGGCGTTCGAACTGGGCTCGGCCTACCTGCGCCATGACCCGCTGGAACGCCTCGCCCGGCCGCTGCTGCGTCGGCTGATCGAGCGCACCGGGCACACCGCCCACCTGGGTGTCCTGCACGGCGGCGAGACCCTGTATCTGCTGCGGGAACAGCCCGCGCACCCGCACACCGTGGTGACCGATGTGGGTGTCCGGCTGCCCGCGCACCTGCCCGCGTCCGGCCGGGCGATGCTGGCCCACCTGCCCGCCGCGCAGGTGCGGGCCCTGTTCCCGAACCGGGGGGCGTTCGTCGACCGCACCGGGCGCGGGCCCGCCCATCTACCCGCGCTGCGGGGGTTGCTGGGCGCCGAGCGGCGGCGGGGGTGGGCGGTGGAGGACGGTTATGTGACGGTCGGCTTCGCGTCGGTGGCGGCGCCGGTGTTCGACCACGGCGGGCATCCGGTGGCGGCGATCAGCACGACGTTCCGGCACACCTGCGAGACCGAGTGCGGGGAACAGTGGCCGGACTTGGCGGCGGAGACGCGGCGGGCGGCGGGCGAGCTGAGCGGACGCATCGGCGGGCACGATCCGGCGAACGAGAGGTGA
- a CDS encoding ABC transporter substrate-binding protein: MKRVLVGAATTLAAALTLSACGGGSDPLGNATTAAPPAPTDTIAIGSANFPESTLLAEIYASALEAKGVKVTKKLNIGSRETYYAGLQDGSIDLIPEYTGVLLLHVNKEAKETTSDDVYAALQKSLPGKLTVLAKSAAENKDAVVVTKETADKLGVKSIADLAGKGPVVFGGPPEFQKRADGIPGLQSSYGLQVSEYKSLDVGGPLTVDALKSGVVQAADLFTTDPAITANNFVVLDDPKSNFAAQNVVPLINKSKASDTIKQVLDAISAKLTTETLIELNTKLNAPDKPDASKVAKDWLASAGI; encoded by the coding sequence ATGAAGCGCGTACTCGTCGGCGCGGCGACCACTCTGGCCGCGGCGCTCACCCTGAGCGCGTGCGGCGGCGGGTCCGACCCGCTGGGCAACGCGACCACCGCCGCACCACCGGCGCCGACGGACACCATCGCCATCGGCTCGGCGAACTTCCCGGAAAGCACCCTGCTCGCCGAGATCTACGCGAGCGCGCTGGAGGCCAAGGGCGTCAAGGTCACCAAGAAGCTCAACATCGGCAGCCGCGAGACCTACTACGCCGGTCTGCAGGACGGGTCGATCGACCTGATCCCGGAGTACACCGGGGTCCTGCTGCTGCACGTGAACAAGGAAGCCAAGGAAACCACGTCCGACGACGTCTACGCGGCGCTGCAGAAGTCGCTTCCGGGGAAACTGACCGTGCTGGCCAAGTCGGCTGCGGAGAACAAGGACGCGGTCGTCGTCACGAAGGAGACCGCGGACAAGCTCGGCGTCAAGTCCATCGCCGACCTCGCGGGCAAGGGCCCGGTCGTCTTCGGCGGCCCCCCGGAGTTCCAGAAGCGCGCCGACGGCATCCCGGGCCTGCAGTCCAGCTATGGCCTGCAGGTCTCGGAGTACAAGTCGCTCGACGTGGGCGGCCCGCTGACCGTGGACGCCCTCAAGAGCGGCGTCGTGCAGGCGGCTGACCTGTTCACCACCGACCCGGCCATCACCGCGAACAACTTCGTCGTCCTGGACGACCCGAAGTCCAACTTCGCCGCCCAGAACGTCGTCCCGCTGATCAACAAGTCCAAGGCGAGCGACACGATCAAGCAGGTCCTCGACGCCATCTCGGCGAAGCTGACCACCGAGACGCTGATCGAGCTCAACACCAAACTCAACGCCCCGGACAAGCCGGACGCGTCGAAGGTCGCCAAGGACTGGCTGGCCTCCGCCGGAATCTGA
- a CDS encoding ABC transporter permease: protein MSVFAQIWAWLTSPDNWAPNAIPLRLVQHLQYTATAIPIAALIAVPVGAYIGHTRRGGTLVVGLLNSVRALPELGMLVLLVPAMGLLLAFEALTIVLVLIAVPPLLAGTYAGVRNVEPSIVDAARGMGMSEREVLFKVELPNALPLMLGALRAATLQVIATASIAAFVALGGLGRFVIDGNSFREFDQMAGGAVLIAALAITVELVLAGVQWLVVSPGLRPTRTRKRKATT from the coding sequence ATGAGCGTCTTCGCGCAGATCTGGGCTTGGCTCACCAGCCCGGACAACTGGGCTCCCAACGCCATCCCGCTGCGCCTGGTGCAGCACTTGCAGTACACCGCCACCGCGATCCCCATCGCCGCCCTGATCGCCGTCCCGGTGGGCGCCTACATCGGCCACACCCGGCGCGGCGGCACCCTCGTCGTCGGTCTCCTGAACTCGGTCCGAGCGCTGCCCGAGCTGGGCATGCTGGTCCTCCTGGTGCCCGCCATGGGTTTGCTGCTCGCCTTCGAGGCGCTCACGATCGTGCTCGTGCTCATCGCGGTCCCGCCGCTGCTGGCCGGAACGTACGCGGGCGTCCGCAACGTCGAACCGTCCATTGTGGACGCCGCGCGCGGGATGGGGATGAGCGAACGGGAAGTGCTGTTCAAAGTCGAACTCCCGAACGCCCTGCCGCTGATGCTCGGCGCGCTGCGGGCGGCGACGCTGCAGGTGATCGCGACCGCCAGCATCGCGGCATTCGTGGCGCTGGGCGGACTCGGCCGGTTCGTCATCGACGGCAACTCGTTCCGCGAGTTCGACCAGATGGCCGGGGGCGCGGTGCTCATCGCCGCGCTCGCGATCACCGTGGAGCTTGTTCTCGCGGGTGTGCAGTGGCTGGTGGTCTCGCCGGGACTGCGGCCGACCCGCACCAGGAAACGGAAAGCAACGACGTGA